In the genome of Nitrospiria bacterium, the window GAGGCACGGTGTTCGCCCGCGGCCGGGATCCCTACTTCCCGGCATGGCCCGACGTGCTTCAACTCAACGCCTTTCAGCCGGGGCTCCGTCAGGCGGTAATCGAAACGGTCTCGGAGATGGCCGAGCAGTGTGACGGGATCCGGTGCGACATGGCGATGCTCATGCTGAACAATATCTTCGAGCGTACCTGGGGGGCCCGTGCGGGAGTCAAGCCGGTCGACGACTACTGGACAACGGTGATCCCGGCGATCAAAGGGAAGTATCGGGAGTTCCGGTTCATCGCCGAGGCCTACTGGGACCTCGAGTGGGAACTGCAACAACAGGGTTTTGATCACTGCTACGACAAAAAACTCTATGACCGGATGGAACACGGGAACGCCGAGAGCGTGCGTCTGCACCTCCTTGCGGATCCTACTTACCAGCAGCGCATGGTCCGGTTCATCGAGAACCATGACGAGCCCAGGGCTGCCGTCACGTTTCCCTACGGAAAAGGGCGCGCGGCCGCCGTGGCGATCCTCACGCTCACCGGGGCCAAGCTGCTGCATGAGGGGCAATTCGAGGGAAGGAAGGTGAGGTTGCCTGTCTTTCTGGGCCGTCGCCCGGCGGAGTCGGTCGATCATGACCTCTCGGCCTTCTATGAACGTCTGCTGAAAGCGATCAATCGTGAGGTCTTTCGGAACGGTGAATGGCGCCTCTGTGAGCGGAGCGGATGGCCCGACAACCAGAGTTGCTTGAACCTCCTGGCCTGGTGTTGGGTCAAGGACGCTGAGCGCTACCTCATCGTCATCAATTTTCGGCGAGAAAGCGCACAGGCGCGTGTCCATGTGCCCTGGGATGAACTGAGAGGAAAGAAGTGGCGCCTCAACGATCTGCTGTCGGGCGAATCCTACGACCGAAACGGGGACGAGATGCGGGACGCCGGTCTGTACGTCGACCTGAAGCCGTGGCAATGCCACCTGTTCCAGTTGCGTGCCTTGTGAGGGCTGCTTTGTACGACGTCCAACCGGACCAGTACACGACCGTCATTCGTGAAATGATCCTGCACGAGAACGACGTCACCGATCACCGGATCATGAAGGAACGATAACCTAACAGTCTTGCGGAGCGGAGATGAACATGGATTTTTTTAAGAGACTTACGCTGGGTCTTTTCTTCATCTGTGCGATCGCTCTCGTTGGATGTGAGGAGCTGGCCGTACATGACACGGCGAGTCTTCTCGTTCCCCATCTTCAAAGGTCGGAGATCGTCGGCGCTGCGGCAGGGTTTGGAACAACCTTT includes:
- a CDS encoding alpha-amylase family glycosyl hydrolase produces the protein MSRWPKHPVIYEINTWVWLRELGRKYRQPVDLSTVPKEEWDAVAAHGVDAVWFMGVWERSPAGIEISMRNTGLLEDFRRALPDFSPEDNVGSPYCVRRYVVDEQLGGPKGLAAARSMLRERGLRLILDFVPNHVAPDHPWVIDHPEYFVQGNADDVRNDPASFVKAGGTVFARGRDPYFPAWPDVLQLNAFQPGLRQAVIETVSEMAEQCDGIRCDMAMLMLNNIFERTWGARAGVKPVDDYWTTVIPAIKGKYREFRFIAEAYWDLEWELQQQGFDHCYDKKLYDRMEHGNAESVRLHLLADPTYQQRMVRFIENHDEPRAAVTFPYGKGRAAAVAILTLTGAKLLHEGQFEGRKVRLPVFLGRRPAESVDHDLSAFYERLLKAINREVFRNGEWRLCERSGWPDNQSCLNLLAWCWVKDAERYLIVINFRRESAQARVHVPWDELRGKKWRLNDLLSGESYDRNGDEMRDAGLYVDLKPWQCHLFQLRAL